One window of the Actinomycetota bacterium genome contains the following:
- a CDS encoding GAF domain-containing protein yields MDRSPTHQLPGELIDAIISVGSESNLDAVLRQIVSAATKLVDAKYGALGVLSSPTSHRLSEFITVGMSEEEIAAVGDFPSGQGVLGVLIHEPFPLRLDDLTRSADSFGFPPNHPPMRTFLGVPIRVRDEVFGNLYLTEKRGGEFNEDDERLVVALAGTAGMAIANARLHEAGILRERWLTAAAAMTTELLSPQTQVSAREIIGAHLQAVAPTTQTFAILAGEDPLTTTDTGSSPPAIAQAEITRGGAPDVLIGIVLAAESTPADLAAMSALIGRFAEQATLALRVAEARSSAERVALSEDRDRIARDLHDLVIQRLYASGMALESTVRLVDSPVASERIHRVVDELDTTIREIRTAIYSLQEHAQEGQTAPSLRTRTLEVAQAASESLGAMPTVLFEGPVDAMATDYVTTQVEAVLVEGLSNVARHAAASHVQVTITATPVELQVCVVDNGIGIPPTARRSGLANLAARAAALGGTCITSVPESGGTQLLWCVPISGAEAAGNEN; encoded by the coding sequence ATGGACCGGTCTCCCACTCATCAACTCCCAGGGGAGTTGATTGACGCCATCATCTCGGTCGGCAGCGAATCGAATCTGGACGCCGTCCTGCGACAGATCGTGTCAGCAGCGACCAAGTTGGTTGATGCCAAGTACGGCGCCCTGGGGGTGCTCTCCTCCCCCACATCTCATCGGCTTTCCGAGTTCATCACCGTAGGAATGAGCGAAGAGGAGATTGCCGCGGTTGGTGACTTCCCAAGCGGGCAGGGCGTGCTGGGCGTGCTCATCCATGAACCCTTCCCTTTGCGCCTTGACGACCTCACTCGCAGTGCGGATTCCTTCGGCTTTCCCCCAAACCATCCGCCCATGCGCACCTTCCTAGGCGTCCCGATCCGGGTGCGCGACGAAGTGTTCGGCAACCTGTATCTGACCGAGAAACGCGGCGGAGAATTCAACGAGGACGACGAGCGCTTGGTCGTCGCCTTGGCCGGGACCGCCGGAATGGCCATCGCGAATGCTCGCCTGCACGAGGCGGGGATCCTGCGCGAGCGCTGGCTCACCGCTGCTGCCGCCATGACGACTGAACTGCTGTCGCCCCAAACCCAGGTCTCTGCCCGGGAGATCATCGGCGCCCATCTGCAGGCAGTGGCACCGACAACCCAGACCTTTGCGATCCTGGCAGGCGAGGACCCGCTCACCACCACCGACACTGGCAGCAGCCCACCAGCAATTGCGCAAGCCGAAATCACGCGAGGCGGAGCCCCAGACGTGCTGATCGGCATCGTGCTTGCAGCTGAAAGCACTCCAGCGGACCTGGCAGCAATGTCTGCCCTCATCGGACGATTTGCCGAGCAAGCCACTCTTGCCCTCAGAGTTGCCGAAGCCCGGAGCAGTGCTGAAAGAGTTGCACTGTCCGAAGACCGCGACAGGATTGCGCGCGACTTGCACGACTTGGTCATCCAGCGGCTGTACGCGTCAGGGATGGCCCTTGAATCCACGGTCCGTCTCGTTGACAGCCCGGTCGCCTCTGAGCGCATTCATCGTGTTGTCGATGAATTGGACACCACCATCCGAGAGATCCGCACTGCCATCTACTCCTTGCAGGAACATGCACAGGAAGGCCAAACTGCGCCCAGTTTGCGTACGCGCACTCTGGAAGTCGCACAGGCCGCATCAGAGTCCCTGGGTGCCATGCCGACCGTGCTGTTCGAAGGGCCAGTCGACGCCATGGCTACCGACTATGTGACCACGCAAGTGGAAGCAGTACTTGTAGAAGGCCTGTCCAATGTGGCTCGGCACGCAGCGGCCAGTCATGTGCAGGTGACGATCACCGCCACACCTGTGGAATTGCAGGTGTGTGTCGTCGACAATGGCATCGGAATTCCGCCAACGGCACGTCGCAGTGGACTGGCGAATCTCGCTGCACGTGCGGCTGCGCTGGGCGGGACCTGCATCACAAGCGTCCCGGAGTCTGGCGGCACTCAACTGCTTTGGTGCGTACCGATTTCCGGCGCCGAAGCAGCCGGCAACGAGAACTGA